Proteins encoded in a region of the Aythya fuligula isolate bAytFul2 chromosome 13, bAytFul2.pri, whole genome shotgun sequence genome:
- the RBMX gene encoding RNA-binding motif protein, X chromosome isoform X2: MVEADRPGKLFIGGLNTETNEKALEAVFGKYGRIVEVLLMKDRETNKSRGFAFVTFESPADAKDAARDMNGKSLDGKAIKVEQATKPSFESGGRRGPPPPPRSRGPPRGLRGGRGGSGARGPPSRGSHLGSSRGPLPMKRGPPPRSGGPPPKRSAPSGPVRSSSMGGRAPVSRGRDSYGGPPRREPMPSRRDVYMSPRDDGYSTKDGYSSRDYPSSRDTRDYAPPPRDYAYRDYGHSSSRDEYPSRGYSDRDGYGGGRDRDYSDHPSGGSYRDSYESYGNSRSAPPARGPPPSYGGSSRYDDYGSTRDGYGSRESYSSSRSDVYSSGRDRVGRQDRGLPPSMERGYPPPRDSYSSSSRGAPRGGGRGGSRSDRGGGRSRY; this comes from the exons ATGGTTGAAGCAGATCGTCCTGGAAAACTGTTCATCGGGGGCCTGAACACAGAGACAAATGAAAAAGCCCTTGAGGCTGTATTTGGCAAATATGGACGCATTGTGGAAG TCCTCTTGATGAAAGATCGTGAAACCAACAAGTCCAGAGGGTTTGCATTTGTAACGTTCGAGAGTCCAGCAGATGCAAAAGATGCTGCCAGAGACATGAATGGAAAG TCATTAGATGGGAAAGCAATTAAAGTGGAACAAGCAACCAAGCCCTCCTTTGAAAGTGGTGGTAGGCGTGGGCCGCCACCCCCTCCACGAAGCAGAGGTCCTCCCAGGGGCCTTAGAGGTGGAAGAGGCGGAAGTGGCGCAAGAGGACCACCTTCAAGAGGGAGTCACTTGG GGTCTTCTCGAGGACCACTTCCCATGAAGAGAGGTCCACCTCCACGAAGTGGAGGCCCTCCACCTAAAAGATCTGCACCTTCAGGACCAGTGCGTAGCAGTAGTATGGGAGGACGAG CTCCTGTGTCACGTGGGAGAGACAGTTATGGTGGTCCTCCACGCAGAGAACCGATGCCATCACGAAGAGATGTCTACATGTCTCCAAGAGATGATGGCTACAGCACTAAAGACGG TTACTCGAGTAGAGATTATCCCAGTTCCAGGGATACAAGAGACTATGCGCCACCTCCACGGGACTATGCATATCGTGATTATGGTCATTCCAGTTCACGTGATGAATACCCCTCGAGGGGCTATAG TGATCGTGACGGATACGGTGGCGGGCGTGACAGAGACTACTCAGATCATCCAAGTGGAGGATCCTACAGAGATTCATATGAGAGTTATG GTAACTCACGTAGTGCTCCACCTGCACGAGGGCCCCCGCCATCTTATGGTGGAAGCAGTCGATATGATGATTACGGCAGCACACGTGATGGATATGGAAGCCGAGAAAGTTACTCAAGCAGCAGAAGTGATGTCTACTCAAGTGGCCGTGATCGTGTTGGAAGACAAGACAGGGGTCTTCCCCCATCCATGGAAAGGGGCTATCCACCGCCTCGTGATTCATACAGTAGTTCAAGCCGCGGagcacccagaggtggtggCCGTGGCGGAAGCAGATCTGACAGAGGTGGAGGCAGAAGCAGATACTAA
- the RBMX gene encoding RNA-binding motif protein, X chromosome isoform X1, giving the protein MVEADRPGKLFIGGLNTETNEKALEAVFGKYGRIVEVLLMKDRETNKSRGFAFVTFESPADAKDAARDMNGKSLDGKAIKVEQATKPSFESGGRRGPPPPPRSRGPPRGLRGGRGGSGARGPPSRGSHLGSSRGPLPMKRGPPPRSGGPPPKRSAPSGPVRSSSMGGRAPVSRGRDSYGGPPRREPMPSRRDVYMSPRDDGYSTKDGYSSRDYPSSRDTRDYAPPPRDYAYRDYGHSSSRDEYPSRGYSLSSYSDRDGYGGGRDRDYSDHPSGGSYRDSYESYGNSRSAPPARGPPPSYGGSSRYDDYGSTRDGYGSRESYSSSRSDVYSSGRDRVGRQDRGLPPSMERGYPPPRDSYSSSSRGAPRGGGRGGSRSDRGGGRSRY; this is encoded by the exons ATGGTTGAAGCAGATCGTCCTGGAAAACTGTTCATCGGGGGCCTGAACACAGAGACAAATGAAAAAGCCCTTGAGGCTGTATTTGGCAAATATGGACGCATTGTGGAAG TCCTCTTGATGAAAGATCGTGAAACCAACAAGTCCAGAGGGTTTGCATTTGTAACGTTCGAGAGTCCAGCAGATGCAAAAGATGCTGCCAGAGACATGAATGGAAAG TCATTAGATGGGAAAGCAATTAAAGTGGAACAAGCAACCAAGCCCTCCTTTGAAAGTGGTGGTAGGCGTGGGCCGCCACCCCCTCCACGAAGCAGAGGTCCTCCCAGGGGCCTTAGAGGTGGAAGAGGCGGAAGTGGCGCAAGAGGACCACCTTCAAGAGGGAGTCACTTGG GGTCTTCTCGAGGACCACTTCCCATGAAGAGAGGTCCACCTCCACGAAGTGGAGGCCCTCCACCTAAAAGATCTGCACCTTCAGGACCAGTGCGTAGCAGTAGTATGGGAGGACGAG CTCCTGTGTCACGTGGGAGAGACAGTTATGGTGGTCCTCCACGCAGAGAACCGATGCCATCACGAAGAGATGTCTACATGTCTCCAAGAGATGATGGCTACAGCACTAAAGACGG TTACTCGAGTAGAGATTATCCCAGTTCCAGGGATACAAGAGACTATGCGCCACCTCCACGGGACTATGCATATCGTGATTATGGTCATTCCAGTTCACGTGATGAATACCCCTCGAGGGGCTATAG TCTTTCCTCTTACAGTGATCGTGACGGATACGGTGGCGGGCGTGACAGAGACTACTCAGATCATCCAAGTGGAGGATCCTACAGAGATTCATATGAGAGTTATG GTAACTCACGTAGTGCTCCACCTGCACGAGGGCCCCCGCCATCTTATGGTGGAAGCAGTCGATATGATGATTACGGCAGCACACGTGATGGATATGGAAGCCGAGAAAGTTACTCAAGCAGCAGAAGTGATGTCTACTCAAGTGGCCGTGATCGTGTTGGAAGACAAGACAGGGGTCTTCCCCCATCCATGGAAAGGGGCTATCCACCGCCTCGTGATTCATACAGTAGTTCAAGCCGCGGagcacccagaggtggtggCCGTGGCGGAAGCAGATCTGACAGAGGTGGAGGCAGAAGCAGATACTAA